TTTTTCAGCATCTTAACCATACTTGTCATTTTATTCAACCCTCATAACCGTCTGGGTTTCTAAATGAAAGGGATTTGGTATGATTGTATCTATAATAGGTGCAATTATATCTACATCATACTGAATATTTATCTTTACTTCACTGCCCCTTTTTCTACTACTTTTTGATGGAGTTATGAGGGTAGTTAGATTAGTAGAATCTAAATATAGTACTGCATTGTTTATCTTCTCATTAACCTCAGTATCACTAGCTCCTAATGCAGCTCTTCTAGCACCCTCCCTTGATGCATTGGTTAATATTATGTAAGTATTAAATATTCTTCCAAACTCAAATATTCCCATTAAAATAATAAGTAAAATAGGAATAACTATTGCCATTTCCACCATTGCCTGACCTTTTTTACTTTTTAATAGCTTTCTTGTAGGCATATATGAGTCACCTCATTTTCACTATGAGAAAAACCCTACATTTTGTAGGGTTAACTCATGTTATGTAATTATACTTATTTAAATTATGGGTTAAGCTTTGTCACTGTATCCGCTAACTTTGTTGCCAAGTTGCTTCCAATACTTGTGAAGGACGCAATTACAACTGCTGCTATAACCGCGAGTATTAGTCCATATTCCACCATACCCTGCCCTTTTTCATTATCAATGTGCGACTTTACATGGGTGTTGAAATAATTCACTAAATTCATTAACATATTTCCTTCCCCCTTTTTTAGTCTTTACTTGACTTAATTATACATTTTTCTACAAATTTCGACTATCCATCAAAAGTAATAATTTCATACTCTTAAAGCACTAATTATATTTTAGTATTGTAGTCCCATTTTCTAAATTACATAGTCCTAGGGTTGTGATTTATTATTTTTATAGTTATTGTGCAAAAAAATAAGAATGTCTCAAATAATTATGTTTTGAGACATTCTTGTGAAACTTATAGTATATCTAGTATTCATATTTTTTTAGATTATTAGAGGCTGTAGCCAATTCTTGAACTAGCCTTTGAGCTTCATTTGCTTCACTAATATGCTCATTCGCTATTACTGCTGCTTCTTCAGTGGTGGCAATAGTTTCTTCAGCAATGGCGGATATATTAGTTACTCCCTCAACCATTTTTTCATTTGCATTTAATATACTATTTATTCGTTCATTAATCAGCTGTATCTTGTTCCTAACCTTAGATGTATTTGCATTGATCTCCACAAGTACATTTTCACTTTCAACAATCATATTATTTTGTTCGTCATTAATATTCTTAAGATTGATGGCGGATTCTACTGCTTTCTCCGTTCTATTACCTAGCTCATTAATAGTATAGGATATTTTTTCCGCCGAGTCTTTACTTTGTTCCGCTAGGTCTCTGATTTCATTAGCTACCACTGCAAATCCCTTTCCAGCTTCACCGACTCTATTGGCTTCTATGGCAGCATTTAAGGCAAGTAAATTAGTTTGTTCTGCTATATTAGTAATCATTTTTGTAATTTCTTTTATTCCTTTAGACTCTTGATTTAGAGCGTTAATTATAGAAACAACTATATCATTATTTTCATTAACAACCTTATTTTTTTCACCTAAAATATTAACAATCTCCATTCCTCGTTTAGCCACATCTTCGGTTATAATAGAATCCTCATCCATCTCTTTAGACATTTCAAATGTATTTATTATCTTTTCATGAATATCTTCAGCCAATATGGTTTGTTCCTGGATCTCTTCAGCAGTATTTTGAGCCCCAGTAGATATTTCTGATACAGCATCGGCTATAGTATTAGTTGATATAGAAAGTTTTCCTATAATATTATTAACCCCTATGGTATTGTTATCTACTACCTTGGCTGTATTTAATATATCATTAACCATATCCCTTTCAATTTTCTTGGCAGCTTCTATTTTTGTAATATTTTCTACTAATTCAGACTTAAATTTAGAAGACATTAAAACAACTGCATTTAATACAATAATATACATAATCATTGTTAAAATCTGCATAGTATACATAGTTGTATCTAAGGAACTTACATTCCCCATTCCCATTTTATTTATTACATAATATACATTTAAAAGGAATGTTAGGCTAGTAACAAGATGAATAAATTTTTTGTTAAAATATAAAGAAAAACAGGTTAGTAATGGAAATACAAATATAAATGCTAGTTTTGTTTTTGCTGTTAGCATTGTACTGGTATACATTATAAAAAAACCAATGAAAACTAGAACCTTTAAATATTTACTTGAAGGATTCTTAAAATATAGCAGGTTAGCCATAAGAGTAAATAATATACCACTAGCCAGTATGACTATGATATATGTAAGGCTTCTGCTACCCTTTAAATATTCAAGTATAAATCCCACAGCCAATACTGCAATTATACTCCATGTAACTAATAATACTGTAAAATTAGCCTTCTTTATGAATTGACTTTCTTTGTTCATGATTATCTCTCCCTATGTCAGATAAAATACTTATAGAGATTCCAGTCAAAACTTTAATTTATGCATACAAAAAATCCCCCAAAACATGGGATATTTTTATATGTATAAATTAAGATTCACCCTAAACTCTCTATATAGGGTTTTCATATCATAACTTAATTTATACATGGACAAATATGCGATGATTCTGGGCATTTTGGACGTGTATAAATTAAAGTTTATACTAAAATCCCTATACTTCAAAAACTTGTATGATGTTAACTTGTCAAATTTCTATAATACATTTGATATAGATTTACAACCTTCAAAGCCCCATAATAATAGGTGGTTTTTAAATAATATAATTATGTAGTTTGACCAATTGTCTAAAATATATTATTGACCAGCTTTTATTTATTTCTACAATTCTCATTAGAACTCCTTTTTTCAGCTTAAATTTACAAAAATTTAATTTTTCATTACATGAAAGCTACAAAATTTTTATAAAAAAAAACTCCAGATTACTCCAGAGTATTTAAAATTGATATATTTTAATTTAATATCTAACTAAATTTCTCATCATTACTAAGTGCTTTAACCAGTGAAATACATGCAAATATCATTACAAATATGAATGGGAATGCTGCAGCCACTGATCCAATCTGTAGGGTTTTAAGTCCACCTGCTAGAAGTAATGCTAAAGCAAGTAATGCTTGAACAACTCCCCATACTATTTTCTTGGAATTTGATGGATTTAAATCTCCATTTGACGTAAACATTCCTAGTACAAAAGTGGCAGAGTTTGCGGAGGTTATGAAGAAAGTACATAATAAGAATACAGCTATTAAAGAGATTATATTTCCTAGAGGATATTGCTTCATAACAACAAACAATGCTGTTTCTGTAACCTGTGCAGCCTCTGAAGCTGCTCCAACTCCAAGATCAATTCCTAATGTACCGAAAGCGGCAAACCATACAAAGGAAGCAACTGAAGGTGCTACTATAACACCTATAATAAATTCTTTGATAGTTCTACCTCTAGATATACGGGCTATAAAGGTTCCAACAAATGGAGCCCACGCTATCCACCAAGCCCAATAGAAAACAGTCCAGTCCCCAATCCATTTATTATCTCCAAAGGGCTCAATGTGAAAACTGTCTCTTATAAATCCACTCATATACATACCTACTCCATTTGTAAATGAGTTTATTATTTTTATTGTAGGTCCTATTAATATAGTAAGCCCTAATAGTGCAATTGCTGTAACTAGGTTTATATCCGATAAGAGTTTAATCCCCTTTTCAATTCCTGTAACCGCTGTCCATATATAAATAAGAGTTACTATTGCAATTATAGATACCTGTACCACAGTAGTTTTTGGTAATCCAAATAAATAATTTAATCCACCATTTATTTGCATAGTTCCAAGTCCAAGGGAAGTTGCAACTCCTGCAACAGTAGCAAATACAGCAAATATATCTATCATTTTACCAATGGGTCCATTTACTCTTTCTTCTCCAATTAAAGGTATGAATATACTACTTATTAGGCCTGGTTTGTTTTTTCTAAATTGGAAATATGCTAAAGCAAGTCCTATTATACTGTAATTAGCCCATGGATGAAATCCCCAGTGCATAAAGGATTGTTTCATGGCAAAATTAGCTGCTTCTGGAGTTCCTCCCTGTATTCCAAATGGTGGAGCAATATAATGATTTAATGGTTCTGCCACTCCCCAGAATACAAGACCTATTCCCATTCCTGCACCAAATAGCATTGCAAACCATGATGAAGTTTTAAAATCAGGCTCTGAATCGTCGGGCCCTAATTTTATATCACCATATTTACTAAAAGCTAAAAATATTGCGAATCCTACAAACAAGAACATTGACAAAAGATAAGACCATCCAAAGTTAAGGGTTAGAAATTTATATAATCCATTTGCTGCAGCTTCAAAGCTATCCTTACCAAGAATACCCCATATTACTATAACAAATGTAACTATTAGTGATATATAATAAACCACCTTACTACCTTGCTTTTTATTCATCATATTCCTCCTCGTATTATTAATATAGTGCTAGTTAATCCAACTAGCACTATATTTAAATGACTACTATATCTTCACTTTAAATACTGTCTGTTCTTTTATTTCTGTTTGTAAAGAATCTAATGCCACTCCTACCCTATGATATCTAAGCTTCCACTGTTCTTCTTCTGAAGTACTTGGGTCACCTAGAGGATATGGAATAGATATTGTCGGAACCAT
Above is a genomic segment from Maledivibacter sp. containing:
- a CDS encoding pilus assembly protein; amino-acid sequence: MPTRKLLKSKKGQAMVEMAIVIPILLIILMGIFEFGRIFNTYIILTNASREGARRAALGASDTEVNEKINNAVLYLDSTNLTTLITPSKSSRKRGSEVKINIQYDVDIIAPIIDTIIPNPFHLETQTVMRVE
- a CDS encoding Flp family type IVb pilin; its protein translation is MNLVNYFNTHVKSHIDNEKGQGMVEYGLILAVIAAVVIASFTSIGSNLATKLADTVTKLNP
- a CDS encoding methyl-accepting chemotaxis protein; this translates as MNKESQFIKKANFTVLLVTWSIIAVLAVGFILEYLKGSRSLTYIIVILASGILFTLMANLLYFKNPSSKYLKVLVFIGFFIMYTSTMLTAKTKLAFIFVFPLLTCFSLYFNKKFIHLVTSLTFLLNVYYVINKMGMGNVSSLDTTMYTMQILTMIMYIIVLNAVVLMSSKFKSELVENITKIEAAKKIERDMVNDILNTAKVVDNNTIGVNNIIGKLSISTNTIADAVSEISTGAQNTAEEIQEQTILAEDIHEKIINTFEMSKEMDEDSIITEDVAKRGMEIVNILGEKNKVVNENNDIVVSIINALNQESKGIKEITKMITNIAEQTNLLALNAAIEANRVGEAGKGFAVVANEIRDLAEQSKDSAEKISYTINELGNRTEKAVESAINLKNINDEQNNMIVESENVLVEINANTSKVRNKIQLINERINSILNANEKMVEGVTNISAIAEETIATTEEAAVIANEHISEANEAQRLVQELATASNNLKKYEY
- a CDS encoding BCCT family transporter — protein: MMNKKQGSKVVYYISLIVTFVIVIWGILGKDSFEAAANGLYKFLTLNFGWSYLLSMFLFVGFAIFLAFSKYGDIKLGPDDSEPDFKTSSWFAMLFGAGMGIGLVFWGVAEPLNHYIAPPFGIQGGTPEAANFAMKQSFMHWGFHPWANYSIIGLALAYFQFRKNKPGLISSIFIPLIGEERVNGPIGKMIDIFAVFATVAGVATSLGLGTMQINGGLNYLFGLPKTTVVQVSIIAIVTLIYIWTAVTGIEKGIKLLSDINLVTAIALLGLTILIGPTIKIINSFTNGVGMYMSGFIRDSFHIEPFGDNKWIGDWTVFYWAWWIAWAPFVGTFIARISRGRTIKEFIIGVIVAPSVASFVWFAAFGTLGIDLGVGAASEAAQVTETALFVVMKQYPLGNIISLIAVFLLCTFFITSANSATFVLGMFTSNGDLNPSNSKKIVWGVVQALLALALLLAGGLKTLQIGSVAAAFPFIFVMIFACISLVKALSNDEKFS